The proteins below come from a single Bombyx mori chromosome 19, ASM3026992v2 genomic window:
- the LOC101744540 gene encoding probable methylcrotonoyl-CoA carboxylase beta chain, mitochondrial, whose amino-acid sequence MFKLVRSIRRLSAQCRHHSHATVIGTEPNRSDPYFQENKAKMDELIDELQQKTGDAIRGGPEDAVKRHTARGKLLVKDRINRLVDEGSDVLELSALAAADMYKGQVPSAGIVTAIGKVHGRDCMIVANDATVKGGTYFPITVKKHLRAQSIAQECRLPCIYLVDSGGAHLPDQADVFPDREHFGRIFYNQANMSAEGIPQISVVMGSCTAGGAYIPSMSDESIIIKNQGTIFLAGPPLVKAATGESVSAEDLGGADLHCRQSGVTDHYALDDEHALHLARNVVANLNWNNDQRARVYSSKIEEPVHDIQDLHGIVGANIQRPFDIREVISRIVDGSRFHEFKQLYGDTLVCGFATLYGHPVGVIGNNGVLMSESALKGSHFIQLCAARKIPLVFLQNITGFMVGKDAEAGGIAKNGAKMVTAVSCFKGPKITVIVGGSFGAGNYGMCGRAYSPSFLFMWPNARISVMGGPQAATVLSLVAKEKAQREGKPWTDEDEKKVRGPLEAQFEKEGLPYYSTARLWDDGIVAPKDTRKIIGLSLSAALNAPFRESKFGIFRM is encoded by the coding sequence atgtttaaactCGTCAGAAGCATACGCCGACTGAGCGCACAATGCCGGCACCACAGCCACGCGACCGTCATCGGTACTGAGCCGAACCGAAGTGATCCTTACTTTCAAGAGAATAAGGCGAAAATGGATGAACTGATCGACGAGCTTCAACAGAAAACCGGTGACGCTATCAGAGGTGGGCCAGAGGACGCAGTAAAGAGGCACACGGCGAGAGGAAAATTGCTTGTCAAAGACAGGATTAACCGGTTAGTGGACGAGGGCTCCGATGTATTGGAATTGAGCGCGCTCGCCGCCGCCGACATGTACAAGGGCCAGGTTCCGAGCGCCGGTATCGTCACCGCTATCGGCAAAGTTCACGGTCGCGATTGCATGATCGTCGCTAATGATGCAACCGTTAAAGGGGGAACTTATTTTCCGATTACCGTGAAGAAGCACTTACGCGCCCAGTCGATCGCACAGGAATGTCGGCTTCCGTGCATTTATCTTGTTGATTCTGGTGGAGCCCATCTCCCTGATCAGGCTGATGTGTTTCCGGACCGCGAACACTTCGGAAGAATATTTTACAATCAAGCTAATATGTCAGCTGAGGGTATACCGCAGATATCTGTTGTCATGGGATCGTGCACTGCGGGAGGAGCGTACATCCCTAGTATGTCAGACGagagtattataataaaaaatcaaggaACCATTTTCTTGGCCGGCCCTCCATTAGTCAAAGCCGCTACTGGTGAATCAGTTTCTGCTGAAGATTTAGGTGGAGCTGACCTACATTGCCGGCAATCAGGAGTAACGGATCATTATGCTCTAGATGATGAGCATGCTTTACATTTAGCTAGGAATGTCGTGGCCAACCTCAATTGGAACAATGACCAAAGAGCTAGAGTTTATTCCTCGAAAATTGAGGAGCCTGTTCATGACATTCAGGATTTACACGGAATAGTAGGTGCTAATATTCAGAGACCTTTCGACATTAGAGAGGTTATATCCCGGATAGTTGACGGAAGTAGATTTCATGAATTCAAGCAACTTTATGGGGACACTTTAGTCTGCGGCTTCGCCACATTGTATGGACACCCAGTAGGTGTAATCGGGAACAACGGCGTTCTTATGTCCGAATCAGCTTTGAAGGGATCCCATTTCATTCAGCTGTGCGCTGCTAGGAAGATTCCTTTAGTGTTCCTGCAAAACATTACAGGTTTTATGGTAGGAAAAGACGCTGAAGCTGGCGGTATTGCTAAAAATGGAGCTAAAATGGTAACTGCGGTCAGTTGTTTCAAAGGACCGAAAATAACTGTGATTGTTGGGGGAAGTTTCGGTGCTGGGAACTATGGAATGTGTGGGCGAGCGTATTCGCCGAGTTTTCTTTTCATGTGGCCCAACGCAAGAATATCCGTGATGGGGGGACCACAAGCTGCAACAGTTCTCTCCTTGGTCGCCAAAGAAAAGGCTCAGCGTGAAGGGAAACCGTGGACTGATGAAGATGAAAAGAAAGTCAGGGGTCCATTAGAAGCGCAATTTGAGAAAGAGGGTCTTCCTTACTACAGTACAGCAAGGCTGTGGGATGATGGCATTGTAGCTCCGAAAGATACGAGAAAAATTATAGGCCTAAGTTTATCGGCAGCTCTTAACGCACCGTTTAGAGAAAGCAAATTCGGCATCTTTAGAATGTGA